A single window of Triplophysa rosa linkage group LG20, Trosa_1v2, whole genome shotgun sequence DNA harbors:
- the mrps16 gene encoding 28S ribosomal protein S16, mitochondrial — protein sequence MVHLSSLLLKKYHGGHVVIRLALGGATNRPFYRIVAAYNKRARDGKYIEQLGSYDPLPNIYNEKLVAFNYDRIKHWIGCGAHPTNPVAKLLGLAGFFPLHPMTVTEAERRRKAASTQKNKTDIEDTEEKQTE from the exons ATGGTCCACCTGT CGTCTTTACTTCTTAAAAAATACCACGGTGGGCATGTGGTCATTCGATTGGCGCTAGGGGGCGCCACTAACAGACCCTTCTATCGCATCGTGGCCGCCTATAATAAACGGGCGAGAGATGGTAAATATATCGAGCAGCTGGGATCATACGACCCTCTCCCTAACATTTACAATGAAAAACTTGTCGCCTTTAACTACGACAGAATCAAGCACTGGATTGGCTGCGGGGCCCATCCCACCAATCCGGTGGCCAAACTTCTAG GATTGGCTGGTTTCTTCCCGCTTCATCCAATGACCGTAACAGAAGCGGAACGGAGACGGAAAGCAGCTTctacacaaaaaaacaagacagacaTTGAAGACACAGAAGAAAAGCAGACAGAGTAA